Proteins found in one Salinibacter grassmerensis genomic segment:
- a CDS encoding M23 family metallopeptidase codes for MDRLAVRLLSTACLLSILAIGLFTLVALPQEASAQQGLDLESDTLTQSVLIHPPIDVPGRRTYLNTREHTYRPQLRLVDQLARDFTVMKVGRDGIGRAYKPGTAGKDNEDWYGWRQDVLAPFEGRVVRVARPDSTNEPGAVNRDGKTGLIVFEDEREGITAAYAHVREIEVEPGDTVARGDVVGKVGNNGTSRAPHVHVGAWTGAPDLLGEKTGAEPLQIQVDLYAEERPGDDAASR; via the coding sequence ATGGATCGACTTGCAGTACGTTTGCTTAGCACAGCCTGTCTTCTCAGCATCCTCGCCATCGGCCTTTTCACTCTCGTGGCCCTGCCACAGGAGGCCAGCGCACAACAAGGACTCGACCTTGAAAGCGACACCCTGACCCAGTCGGTGCTGATCCATCCCCCGATCGACGTGCCTGGCAGGCGCACGTATCTCAACACCCGGGAGCACACCTATCGCCCCCAGCTTCGTCTGGTTGACCAGCTCGCCCGCGACTTCACTGTGATGAAGGTTGGGAGAGATGGCATTGGTCGGGCCTACAAGCCCGGAACTGCTGGAAAGGACAACGAAGACTGGTACGGGTGGCGACAGGACGTGCTGGCCCCGTTTGAAGGAAGAGTCGTACGGGTAGCGCGGCCTGATAGCACCAATGAGCCCGGCGCTGTGAATCGAGACGGGAAGACGGGACTCATCGTCTTTGAAGACGAGAGGGAGGGAATCACCGCCGCCTATGCTCATGTCCGAGAAATCGAAGTGGAGCCGGGGGACACCGTCGCGCGCGGAGATGTCGTTGGAAAAGTCGGCAACAACGGTACCTCTCGGGCGCCGCACGTGCACGTCGGAGCGTGGACCGGAGCCCCCGATCTTCTGGGGGAAAAGACGGGGGCAGAGCCGCTTCAGATTCAGGTGGACCTCTACGCCGAAGAGCGGCCCGGTGACGACGCAGCCAGCCGGTGA